One part of the Microlunatus elymi genome encodes these proteins:
- a CDS encoding DUF3052 domain-containing protein: MSSSARPEPTSSAVSRLGFKPGQIVQELGWDEDVDETLRTEIEDLIQGELIEEAMEPVDVVLLWWRDADGDLIDGLVDAVTDLSDNGYVWLLTPKVGREGFVDATDLNEGAVTAGLALTSTVPVTSGWTASKLVPPKGSRH; the protein is encoded by the coding sequence GTGAGTTCTTCCGCGCGGCCCGAACCTACGTCTTCGGCCGTTTCGAGGCTCGGTTTCAAACCTGGTCAGATCGTCCAGGAGTTGGGATGGGACGAGGACGTCGACGAGACGCTTCGGACCGAGATCGAGGACCTCATCCAGGGTGAATTGATCGAGGAGGCGATGGAGCCGGTCGACGTCGTACTGCTCTGGTGGCGTGACGCGGACGGCGACCTGATCGACGGTCTGGTCGACGCGGTCACCGATCTCAGCGACAACGGCTACGTCTGGCTGCTGACGCCGAAGGTCGGCCGCGAGGGCTTTGTCGACGCCACCGATCTGAACGAGGGCGCGGTGACGGCCGGGCTGGCGCTGACCAGTACGGTCCCGGTGACCAGCGGCTGGACCGCCAGCAAACTGGTGCCACCGAAGGGCTCGCGACACTGA